Proteins encoded by one window of Glycine soja cultivar W05 chromosome 15, ASM419377v2, whole genome shotgun sequence:
- the LOC114387387 gene encoding uncharacterized protein LOC114387387 isoform X1, with the protein MEETVDLRNGVELAASVSDKHLDLLRPSARNYSIFRGQAMDVADHEKGNYTLIRGPEDFQTGLYDKPLPCYGCGIGWFSFLFGFLCPPLWYYATILYFGNYYRKDPRERAGLGASAIAVTFLFHLSCLIVCVLMLTFSK; encoded by the exons ATGGAAGAAACTGTTGATTTGAGAAATGGTGTGGAATTGGCAGCATCAGTCTCTGATAAGCATCTTGACCTTCTAAGGCCATCAGCAcgaaattattcaatttttagaG GTCAAGCAATGGATGTTGCAGACCATGAAAAGGGCAACTATACCCTAATTAGAGGTCCAGAGGATTTCCAAACGGGACTTTATGACAAACCCCTTCCATGTTATGGTTGTGGAATTGGATGGTTTTC GTTTCTTTTTGGATTTCTATGTCCACCTCTGTGGTACTATGCAACAATCCTCTACTTTGGAAATTATTATAGGAAGGATCCTAGGGAACGGGCAGGGTTAGGAGCCTCTGCAATTGCTGTAACATTTCTCTTCCATCTCTCTTGTTTAATTGTCTGTGTGCTCATGCTTACATTTTCCAAATAG
- the LOC114387387 gene encoding uncharacterized protein LOC114387387 isoform X2 — MEETVDLRNGVELAASVSDKHLDLLRPSARNYSIFRGQAMDVADHEKGNYTLIRGPEDFQTGLYDKPLPCYGCGIGWFSFLFGFLCPPLWYYATILYFGNYYRKDPRERAGLGASAIAALICSVALLIVGAILMLRSP; from the exons ATGGAAGAAACTGTTGATTTGAGAAATGGTGTGGAATTGGCAGCATCAGTCTCTGATAAGCATCTTGACCTTCTAAGGCCATCAGCAcgaaattattcaatttttagaG GTCAAGCAATGGATGTTGCAGACCATGAAAAGGGCAACTATACCCTAATTAGAGGTCCAGAGGATTTCCAAACGGGACTTTATGACAAACCCCTTCCATGTTATGGTTGTGGAATTGGATGGTTTTC GTTTCTTTTTGGATTTCTATGTCCACCTCTGTGGTACTATGCAACAATCCTCTACTTTGGAAATTATTATAGGAAGGATCCTAGGGAACGGGCAGGGTTAGGAGCCTCTGCAATTGCT GCATTAATATGCTCAGTAGCATTGCTGATCGTAGGAGCTATTCTTATGTTACGCTCCCCCTAA